A single region of the Amphiprion ocellaris isolate individual 3 ecotype Okinawa chromosome 4, ASM2253959v1, whole genome shotgun sequence genome encodes:
- the wdr83 gene encoding WD repeat domain-containing protein 83 produces the protein MAFPQPRPQAPQLPQHLLRTIDCQQGAVRAVRFNCDGNYLLSCGSDKSLKLWSMSRGTLLKTYSGHGYEVLDADSSYDNSQICSCSSDKTVILWDVATGQVTRKLRGHAGKVNCVQFSEEATVILSGSIDGTVRCWDTRSRRYEPIQVLDEARDSISSLKVAQHELLTGSVDGRVRLYDLRMGQLHVDFISSPITCVCFSQDGQCTLSSSLDSTVRLLDKSTGEMLGEYTGHKMKGYKLDCCLSSKDTHVLSCSEDGHVYCWDLVEGSLSLKLPVGKAVVQSLSFHPSETCLLTAMEGRVQVWASEPEEADEEAMAK, from the exons ATGGCGTTTCCTCAGCCCAGACCTCAGGCTCCTCAGCTTCCTCAGCATCTCCTCAGGACCATAGACTGCCAGCAAGGAGCTGTCAGAGCTGTTCGCTTCAACT GTGATGGAAACTACCTGCTGTCCTGTGGCAGTGACAAGTCTTTAAAGCTGTGGAGCATGAGCCGAGGGACGTTGCTGAAGACGTATAGTGGCCATGGATACGAGGTTCTGGATGCCGACAG TTCCTATGACAACAGCCAGATTTGCTCCTGTAGCTCTGACAAGACGGTGATTCTTTGGGATGTAGCCACTGGCCAGGTGACACGCAAACTCAGAGGTCACGCTGGG AAAGTTAACTGTGTGCAATTCAGTGAAGAAGCAACTGTCATCTTGTCTG GATCCATAGATGGAACAGTACGATGCTGGGACACCAGATCCAGAAGATACGAACCCATCCAGGTTCTAGACGAGGCTCGTGACAGCATTAGCAGCCTAAAGGTGGCACAACATGAGCTGCTTACCGG CTCGGTGGACGGCAGAGTGAGGCTCTACGACCTCAGAATGGGACAACTACATGTGGACTTCATCAGCA GTCCTATTACCTGTGTTTGCTTCAGTCAGGACGGTCAGTGCACCCTGAGCTCCAGTTTAGATTCAACAGTGAGACTTCTGGACAAGAGCACCGGGGAAATGCTGGGAGA GTATACAGGACACAAGATGAAGGGCTACAAGCTGGACTGCTGCCTGTCCAGTAAAGACACCCACGTCCTAAGCTGCTCAGAGGACGGCCATGTGTACTGCTGGGACCTCGTGGAG GGATCTTTGTCCTTGAAGCTGCCAGTGGGGAAAGCAGTTGTCCAGTCCTTGTCCTTCCATCCCTCAGAGACCTGCCTCCTCACAGCCATGGAGGGCCGAGTCCAGGTGTGGGCATCAGAACCAGAGGAAGCAGACGAGGAAGCGATGGCCAAATAG
- the LOC111568334 gene encoding persephin: MRSLLKLVVILFCVQRGEGHWLRSLIDQTQETASAHVSPDEDQRSRYPAVEDSQTEASGGESSISPIVPIPVRSRRSTLDSQCGLRSILLQVRDLGLGYDSDETVLFKYCSGTCPHVRSNHDLTLTNLMLSGVLSHPAPGQLWHNSPCCRPTHHEDMAFLDNLHRWHKVEKLSAAGCGCVG, translated from the exons ATGAGGTCCTTACTGAAGCTCGTTGTAATTCTTTTCTGTGTCCAGAGGGGAGAGGGCCATTGGCTCAGATCACTCATTG ATCAGACACAAGAAACAGCGTCTGCACACGTGTCTCCAGATGAGGACCAGAGAAGCAGATATCCAGCTGTAGAAGACAGCCAAACAGAAGCTTCTGGGGGTGAGTCATCTATCAGCCCCATCGTCCCAATCCCAGTCCGGTCACGTCGCTCGACTCTCGACTCCCAGTGTGGCCTGCGCTCAATCCTGCTGCAGGTTCGAGACCTGGGGCTGGGCTACGACTCAGATGAGACTGTCTTATTCAAGTACTGCAGCGGGACGTGTCCCCACGTTCGCTCCAACCACGACCTCACCCTCACCAACCTGATGCTCAGTGGAGTGCTCTCCCACCCAGCACCTGGGCAGCTGTGGCATAATTCCCCCTGCTGCAGGCCCACCCACCACGAGGACATGGCCTTCCTCGATAACTTGCACCGCTGGCACAAGGTGGAGAAGCTGTCAGCGGCAGGCTGCGGCTGTGTGGGCTAG
- the gtf3aa gene encoding general transcription factor IIIAa — MEPKAERYKRFFCSFSGCSASYNKQWKLDAHLCKHTGVKPHSCGHDGCGKSFCSPYHLARHGLSHSGLKPFQCGAEGCSEAFTTNANRTRHVSRVHAQEHKKYVCKFEGCRLEFKKNKQLKSHMCEQHTQLPSYQCTYEGCHMRFTFPSKLRRHEKVHRGYPCKEEACTFTGKTWTEYLRHRKEQHRLLLRCDRCTKAFRDSWFLQQHQRVHSDIRVVLKCPRDSCDRSFTTAFNLQSHINSFHEKQRPFACTHAGCGKTFAMKQSLQRHNIVHDPERKKLTKPKAKRSLSSRLSGYSETKRVICKQRWEPEPHRGSAQENTEPPGPVELVSLLQDTSLLCSPAVDTHGLINALTTPLQEHL, encoded by the coding sequence ATGGAACCTAAAGCGGAGCGTTACAAGCGTTTCTTCTGCTCGTTCAGCGGCTGCTCGGCCTCCTACAACAAGCAGTGGAAGCTGGACGCTCACCTGTGCAAACACACCGGAGTCAAGCCGCACTCATGCGGACACGACGGCTGCGGGAAGTCCTTCTGCAGCCCCTATCACCTGGCCAGGCACGGACTGAGCCACAGCGGCCTGAAGCCCTTCCAGTGCGGCGCAGAGGGCTGCTCGGAGGCCTTCACCACCAACGCCAACCGGACCAGGCACGTCAGCCGCGTGCACGCTCAGGAACACAAGAAATACGTGTGTAAGTTTGAGGGCTGCCGGCTCGAGTTCAAGAAGAACAAGCAGCTGAAGTCCCACATGTGTGAGCAGCACACTCAGCTGCCATCTTACCAGTGCACTTATGAAGGCTGCCACATGAGATTTACCTTCCCAAGTAAGCTGAGGCGACACGAGAAGGTGCACAGAGGCTATCCCTGCAAGGAGGAGGCCTGCACCTTCACAGGGAAGACCTGGACAGAATACCTGAGGCACAGGAAGGAGCAGCACAGGCTCCTCCTGAGGTGTGATCGCTGCACCAAGGCGTTCAGGGACTCCTGgttcctgcagcagcatcagcgCGTCCACTCTGACATAAGAGTGGTTCTCAAGTGCCCCAGGGACAGCTGCGACAGGTCCTTCACCACGGCCTTCAACCTGCAGAGCCACATCAACTCCTTCCACGAGAAGCAGCGGCCCTTCGCCTGCACCCACGCTGGCTGTGGGAAGACCTTCGCCATGAAGCAGAGTCTCCAGCGTCACAACATTGTCCACGACCCAGAGAGGAAAAAGCTCACAAAGCCGAAAGCCAAGAGATCTCTTTCTTCCAGGTTGAGCGGTTACAGTGAAACAAAGCGAGTGATCTGCAAACAGCGCTGGGAGCCTGAACCACACAGAGGGTCTGCACAGGAAAACACAGAGCCGCCTGGTCCTGTTGAGCTGGTGTCCCTCCTACAGGACACGTCTTTGCTGTGCAGTCCTGCTGTGGACACACATGGACTTATTAATGCCCTCACTACACCTTTACAAGAGCATTTATAA
- the yju2b gene encoding probable splicing factor YJU2B gives MGERKGTNKYYPPDFDPAKHGSLNGYHKTHALRERARKLSQGILIIRFEMPYNIWCDGCKNHIGMGVRYNADKKKVGNYYTTPIYRFRMKCHLCVNYIEMQTDPATCDYVIVSGARRKEERWDMAENEQILTTERTEKEKLETDAMYKLDHGRKDKEKLKKALPSLSEIQDYQSGWKDDFQLNSTLRRKFRTEKKVLAEQEEKDNAVRMRTNLSIPLLPEKEEDKKLAALLTYQTPDSYEDKKHSKRKEISSRSWFNSTSTPPGGAAGSLLHKLGLQGREAAVAKALGPSHSPLIRKRTGGTGIKNEQSVTRRKSQPDGDTRDGQISRITEMDEAPSTLSTRGGQKVAETNGTSFKEVQVKTTEEADKGPTDAEDSGQEREEGGCSGGVTSLVADYSDSDSEPTGR, from the exons ATG ggtgaaagaaaaggaacaaaCAAATACTACCCTCCGGATTTTGATCCAGCCAAA CATGGATCCCTCAATGGCTATCATAAAACTCATGCCCTGCGGGAGAGGGCCAGGAAACTGTCCCAGGGCATTCTCATTATCAG GTTTGAAATGCCCTACAACATCTGGTGTGATGGCTGCAAAAATCACATTGGCATGG GGGTCCGTTACAATGCTGACAAGAAGAAAGTGGGAAATTACTACACCACGCCAATCTACAG GTTCAGGATGAAGTGCCATCTGTGCGTCAACTACATTGAGATGCAGACAGACCCGGCGACTTGTGACTATGTTATAGTAAGTGGGGCACGCAGAAAGGAGGAACGCTGGGACATGGCTGAAAATGAGCAGATCCTCACCACAG AGCGAACAGAGAAGGAGAAGCTGGAGACGGATGCCATGTACAAACTGGACCACGGTAGGAAAGACAAGGAGAAGCTTAAAAAGGCTCTGCCCTCTCTGTCAGAGATCCAGGACTACCAGTCGGGCTGGAAGGATGACTTCCAGCTCAACAGCACCCTCCGCAGGAAGTTTAGA acagagaagaaagttcTGGCTGAACAGGAGGAGAAGGACAACGCAGTAAGGATGAGAACCAACCTGTCTATCCCACTGCTGCcagaaaaggaggaggacaagAAACTGGCAGCGCTGCTAACCTACCAGACACCTGACt CCTATGAGGACAAGAAGCACAGCAAGCGCAAAGAGATCTCCTCTCGTTCATGGTTCAACTCCACTTCAAcaccaccaggaggcgctgcaggCAGTCTGCTCCATAAGCTCGGCCTGCAGGGGAGAGAGGCAGCGGTGGCCAAAGCCCTGGGCCCCTCACACAGCCCTCTGATCCGCAAACGCACAGGAGGGACCGGAATCAAAAATGAACAGTCCGTCACACGCAGAAAATCACAGCCTGATGGCGACACACGTGACGGACAAATTTCCAGAATCACAGAGATGGATGAAGCCCCGTCTACACTGTCGACACGAGGAGGTCAGAAGGTAGCAGAGACAAATGGAACTAGTTTCAAAGAGGTACAGGTCAAAACCACAGAGGAAGCAGACAAAGGGCCGACAGATGCTGAGGACTCTGGACAGGAGAGGGAAGAGGGCGGATGTTCAGGAGGAGTCACATCTCTGGTAGCAGACTACAGCGACTCAGATTCAGAGCCGACCGGACGATAA